A region of Frederiksenia canicola DNA encodes the following proteins:
- a CDS encoding FxsA family protein → MPALIFLFGLFLYIYVEISLLVSVGSAIGVLPLILLMIAISAAGLWLIKLRGIMTILQIRKQISQGQIPTQAVINSVFFAIAGVLLLIPGFLSDILAILLLLPPTRFLLQGVVMKFVLNRFRFFSISRNFRSNSYHQNTFDAEFERKTDEDKWIK, encoded by the coding sequence ATGCCTGCACTGATTTTTTTATTCGGTCTTTTTCTCTATATTTATGTTGAAATTTCACTACTGGTGAGCGTGGGATCAGCGATTGGTGTACTGCCATTAATTTTATTGATGATTGCCATTTCCGCTGCAGGGTTATGGTTGATTAAATTACGAGGCATAATGACGATTCTGCAAATCCGTAAGCAAATCAGCCAAGGACAGATTCCGACTCAAGCGGTGATAAATTCGGTGTTTTTTGCTATTGCAGGCGTACTGTTACTGATCCCAGGTTTTCTCAGCGACATTTTAGCGATTTTACTTCTACTACCGCCTACTCGCTTTTTATTGCAAGGTGTGGTGATGAAATTTGTGCTAAATCGTTTTCGCTTTTTCAGTATTAGCAGAAATTTTCGTTCTAACTCATACCATCAAAATACTTTTGACGCCGAATTTGAACGAAAAACCGATGAAGATAAGTGGATCAAATAA
- the ilvG gene encoding acetolactate synthase 2 catalytic subunit, translating into MNGANLVVECLKAQGVNTIFGYPGGAIMPVYDAIYDSGLDHLLCRNEQGAAIAAIGFARSTGKVGVCIATSGPGATNLITGLADALLDSIPIVAITGQVASNFIGTDAFQEIDVLGLSLGCTKHSFIVQHIDELPDVIARAFQIAQSGRPGPVLIDIPKDVQFAPTSAKPIVYEKIADQAQQPAKLAEAKALLAQAKRPVLYVGGGVGMGNAVQAVRTFLEMTNIPSVSTLKGLGTIPPKHPLYMGMLGMHGTKAANYAVQECDLLLAVGARFDDRVTGKLDTFAPSAKVIHADIDIAEINKLRKADVALQGNLNEAMNALAQSLDIDPWREDILRMKADFDFQYEDNAGDKEIDPWALLNTLSQRKPQNAVITTDVGQHQMWSAQHMQHYAPENYLTSAGLGTMGFGLPAAVGVAKARPQDPVILITGDGSLMMNIQEFGSIKRGNLPIKMLLLDNQRLGMVRQWQSLFFHGRHSQTILDDNPDFVTLASAFGIAGERIEKANEVSEAIDRLLNAEGAYLLHVCIPDEENVWPLVPPNACNSDMIEEDIGV; encoded by the coding sequence ATGAATGGTGCGAATTTAGTTGTGGAGTGCCTTAAAGCACAAGGCGTAAACACAATTTTTGGTTACCCCGGTGGGGCGATAATGCCTGTTTATGATGCAATTTATGATTCAGGTTTGGATCATTTGCTTTGTCGTAATGAACAAGGGGCGGCCATTGCAGCAATTGGCTTTGCTCGTTCAACAGGTAAAGTTGGCGTATGTATTGCGACCTCTGGCCCAGGGGCAACAAATTTAATTACAGGTCTGGCTGATGCGTTGTTAGATTCGATTCCTATCGTAGCCATTACTGGGCAAGTAGCGAGTAATTTTATAGGTACCGATGCCTTCCAAGAAATTGATGTGTTGGGTTTATCTCTCGGCTGCACCAAGCACAGTTTTATTGTGCAACACATTGATGAGTTACCTGACGTGATAGCGAGAGCCTTCCAAATTGCCCAAAGTGGTCGCCCAGGGCCTGTTCTCATTGATATTCCTAAAGATGTGCAATTTGCTCCAACTTCTGCCAAGCCGATTGTCTATGAAAAAATCGCTGATCAAGCCCAGCAGCCAGCCAAACTTGCTGAAGCGAAAGCCTTGCTTGCTCAGGCGAAACGCCCTGTATTGTATGTGGGCGGCGGCGTGGGAATGGGCAATGCCGTACAAGCGGTCAGAACTTTCTTAGAAATGACCAATATACCATCAGTGTCCACCCTTAAAGGGCTCGGTACAATTCCCCCGAAGCACCCTCTCTATATGGGAATGCTCGGTATGCATGGCACTAAAGCAGCAAATTATGCGGTGCAAGAGTGTGATCTGTTGTTGGCTGTAGGCGCACGTTTTGATGATCGTGTAACAGGCAAATTAGACACCTTTGCACCAAGTGCGAAGGTGATCCATGCGGATATTGATATAGCCGAAATCAACAAGTTACGCAAAGCGGATGTTGCTTTGCAAGGCAATCTAAATGAAGCAATGAATGCTTTAGCACAATCGTTAGATATTGATCCTTGGCGAGAGGATATTTTACGAATGAAAGCTGATTTTGATTTCCAATATGAAGACAATGCCGGCGATAAAGAAATTGATCCTTGGGCATTGCTCAATACCCTTTCACAACGTAAACCACAAAATGCGGTGATTACCACCGATGTTGGGCAGCATCAAATGTGGTCGGCACAACATATGCAACATTATGCACCAGAGAACTATTTAACTTCCGCTGGGCTTGGCACGATGGGCTTTGGCTTACCTGCTGCAGTAGGGGTAGCGAAAGCGCGTCCACAAGATCCGGTAATTTTAATTACCGGCGATGGTTCATTGATGATGAATATTCAAGAGTTTGGTTCGATTAAGCGGGGCAATTTACCGATCAAAATGCTGCTGTTGGATAACCAGCGTTTAGGAATGGTGCGTCAATGGCAGTCGCTGTTCTTCCACGGTCGCCACAGCCAAACGATTTTAGATGACAACCCTGATTTCGTTACCCTTGCTTCTGCATTTGGCATTGCAGGCGAACGGATTGAAAAAGCAAACGAAGTGTCTGAGGCAATCGACCGCTTGCTCAACGCCGAAGGGGCGTATTTACTGCACGTCTGCATTCCAGATGAAGAAAACGTGTGGCCGCTCGTGCCACCAAATGCGTGCAACAGCGATATGATCGAAGAAGATATTGGGGTGTAA
- the ilvM gene encoding acetolactate synthase 2 small subunit, whose translation MQTYDLTIQASQRPETLERLLRVIRHRGFTVVQLNAKSDGRVISLQVQVQSERELPLLMHQLVKLPDVIDVK comes from the coding sequence ATGCAAACGTACGATTTAACTATTCAAGCCAGCCAACGCCCTGAAACGTTAGAGCGTTTATTACGTGTGATTCGCCATCGAGGCTTCACTGTGGTGCAACTTAATGCAAAAAGCGATGGTAGAGTAATTTCGCTTCAAGTACAGGTGCAAAGCGAGCGAGAACTGCCGCTACTAATGCATCAGCTAGTCAAACTGCCCGATGTGATTGACGTGAAATAA
- a CDS encoding aspartate/glutamate racemase family protein, translating to MKTLGIIGGMSPESTVTYYSQINRLVNQAKGGNYSAKLLMVSVEFEQIVQCQKAGNWQQAGEILADAARTLEKMGADGILLATNTMHKVADYISGAVTIPFLHIIDATAQHILDQNISTVGLLGTRFTMQDDFYRNGLSERGISAIVPSEEQQAEIHRIIFEELCVGKLLPKSKQYYLQVIADLQKLGAEGIILGCTEIGLLIEQTDFSLPFFDTAEIHSKTASTFILDGE from the coding sequence ATGAAAACCCTTGGTATTATTGGCGGAATGTCGCCTGAAAGTACGGTGACCTACTATTCACAAATCAACCGCTTGGTCAATCAAGCCAAAGGCGGAAATTACAGTGCAAAACTGTTGATGGTGAGTGTCGAATTTGAGCAAATTGTACAATGTCAGAAAGCTGGAAATTGGCAACAAGCCGGTGAGATCCTTGCTGATGCCGCTCGCACATTAGAAAAAATGGGGGCTGATGGAATTTTGTTGGCAACTAACACGATGCACAAAGTTGCGGATTATATTTCAGGGGCGGTTACGATTCCTTTCTTGCATATTATTGATGCTACTGCTCAACACATTCTAGATCAGAATATTTCAACGGTTGGATTGCTTGGGACTCGCTTTACGATGCAAGATGATTTTTATCGAAATGGGCTGAGTGAGCGTGGTATTTCTGCCATTGTGCCAAGTGAAGAACAGCAAGCAGAAATTCATCGCATTATTTTTGAAGAGCTTTGTGTTGGGAAATTATTACCAAAATCTAAGCAATATTATTTGCAAGTGATAGCGGATTTACAAAAGTTAGGTGCAGAAGGGATAATTTTAGGTTGCACGGAGATTGGTTTACTGATTGAGCAAACAGATTTTTCTCTTCCATTTTTTGATACAGCTGAAATTCATTCAAAAACAGCCTCAACATTTATTTTAGATGGGGAGTGA
- a CDS encoding ShlB/FhaC/HecB family hemolysin secretion/activation protein: MEKFNRTSLAIAVCLLPFSYSVQAETNPLTQELQRLKHQEAAEDAQKALEKADQFLTPTTEKQPQEQIVVDENLPKIDKISIDMLDVKANVDFQPIIHRYQGSNISSHQIFAISQAITEALYQAGYVTSAVGLKSKDLSDGHLQFIVYWGEVDQYLVNKKLPDTFKDKAMLSVLPSFKQNVFNVHQLDQFIEMMNTSNKSVQVDVKASEKEGKSNLNFVTSRRAWPILQLGYNTSGAENNANGRNQATLSVRMSDILGTNDEWSLSTGHRFYRQHSKNNQLNYSISYTQPFSFYTLETKLAKSSYEREVKGINDSYSSSGRTNTLNVKLSRMLFRNKESILSLYNELEFKKRINYIVQREVLNRHENKWSVGLSYTTNLLKGKLYSELTYANGLNWSGADSLAYSEKGDKTLRVVSGNMTWSRPIELFKRNTNYQLRIGAQYSPYHLYSDNQFSLGDEYTVRGFKGGIISGENGAYLSQTFSVPFYPQKYAISQITPLIGFDIGQVRHKSNLPRETISGFATGIKATISNRLSLALSYAKPLKDVKHNKNKSVYYFNGSVSF, translated from the coding sequence ATGGAAAAATTTAATCGAACTTCGCTGGCAATAGCGGTTTGTCTATTGCCTTTCTCTTACTCAGTGCAAGCTGAAACTAATCCCCTCACTCAAGAGCTCCAACGTCTCAAACATCAAGAAGCTGCTGAAGATGCTCAAAAAGCATTAGAAAAAGCGGATCAATTTTTAACGCCCACCACAGAAAAGCAACCACAGGAGCAGATAGTCGTAGATGAGAATCTGCCTAAAATTGACAAAATCAGCATAGATATGCTTGATGTTAAAGCAAATGTGGATTTTCAGCCAATTATTCATCGCTATCAAGGTAGTAACATCAGTAGCCATCAAATTTTTGCGATTTCTCAAGCCATCACAGAAGCTTTATATCAAGCTGGCTATGTGACGAGTGCCGTCGGTTTAAAGTCGAAAGATCTTTCAGATGGTCACCTTCAATTTATCGTTTATTGGGGGGAGGTAGATCAATATTTGGTGAATAAAAAATTACCTGACACATTTAAAGATAAAGCAATGCTTTCTGTATTACCTTCTTTTAAACAGAATGTATTCAATGTACATCAACTTGATCAGTTTATTGAGATGATGAATACCTCAAACAAATCAGTTCAAGTGGATGTGAAAGCCAGTGAAAAAGAAGGTAAGTCTAATCTTAATTTTGTGACATCTCGCCGTGCTTGGCCAATATTGCAGCTTGGATACAATACATCAGGTGCTGAAAATAATGCCAATGGACGAAATCAGGCAACTCTTTCTGTAAGAATGAGTGATATTTTAGGGACGAATGATGAATGGAGTCTATCAACAGGGCATCGCTTTTATCGTCAACATAGTAAAAATAATCAACTCAACTATTCAATAAGTTATACCCAGCCATTTTCTTTTTATACGTTGGAAACAAAATTAGCAAAATCTAGTTATGAGCGTGAGGTAAAAGGGATTAATGATAGTTACTCTTCAAGTGGTCGTACAAATACGCTTAATGTAAAACTGTCAAGAATGCTTTTCCGCAATAAAGAAAGTATCCTTTCTTTATATAATGAATTGGAGTTTAAAAAACGAATAAACTATATTGTTCAACGTGAAGTACTTAATCGCCATGAAAATAAATGGAGTGTTGGTTTATCTTATACCACTAATTTGTTAAAAGGTAAGTTATATAGCGAATTAACCTATGCAAATGGATTGAATTGGTCGGGTGCTGATTCTTTAGCATATAGCGAAAAAGGCGATAAGACACTTAGAGTGGTAAGTGGAAACATGACTTGGAGTAGACCTATTGAGTTATTTAAACGCAATACGAATTATCAACTAAGAATTGGTGCTCAGTATAGTCCATATCATCTTTATTCAGATAACCAATTTTCTTTAGGCGATGAATATACGGTGAGAGGATTCAAAGGTGGTATTATTTCTGGTGAGAATGGAGCTTATTTATCTCAGACATTTAGCGTACCATTTTATCCACAAAAATATGCAATTTCGCAAATTACACCATTAATTGGCTTTGATATTGGGCAAGTTCGCCATAAATCAAATTTACCAAGAGAAACGATTTCCGGTTTTGCGACAGGGATTAAGGCAACGATTTCAAATAGATTGTCACTCGCATTAAGTTATGCAAAACCATTAAAAGATGTCAAACACAATAAGAATAAATCCGTTTATTATTTTAATGGATCTGTGTCATTTTAA